The Pseudosulfitobacter pseudonitzschiae genome includes a region encoding these proteins:
- a CDS encoding flavin-containing monooxygenase, translated as MGLAAAKLLSQNGIEFQGFELHSGVGGLWDIDGPLSTMYESAHLISSKKMTEFADFPMREEAAEYPSHREMKRYFEAFAEKFDLNRHFRFEAKVLSCEPLGGPGEGWCVTWRDEQGEHAEEFSGVLIANGTLSTPNMPVFKGAFSGELIHSSQYRSASQFDGKRVLVIGAGNSGCDIAVDAIHHGVSCDLSMRRGYYFVPKYVFGKPADTMGGVIKLPMTIKRKVDGAILKWFVGDPQKYGFPKPDYKLYESHPVVNSLVLYHAGHGDLTVRPDIDQFDGNTVHFKDGSSADYDIILAATGYKLDYPFIENALLNWQGDAPHLYLNCMHPERDDIFVLGMVEASGLGWQGRHEQAEMVVRYIKGLRQGSNAAKALQKTKASGFERATGGMNYIKLPRMAYYVDKATYRKAVTQWTRKLTGGRS; from the coding sequence ATGGGCTTGGCGGCTGCAAAGCTACTGTCTCAGAATGGCATAGAATTTCAGGGCTTCGAGCTGCATTCCGGGGTAGGCGGGCTGTGGGACATCGACGGTCCTCTGTCGACGATGTACGAGTCTGCTCATCTGATCTCATCCAAGAAAATGACCGAATTCGCGGACTTCCCGATGCGGGAAGAAGCCGCCGAATACCCTTCGCACCGGGAAATGAAGCGCTACTTTGAAGCGTTCGCCGAGAAATTTGACCTGAACCGACATTTCCGGTTTGAAGCCAAAGTTCTGTCCTGCGAGCCACTTGGCGGACCGGGTGAGGGGTGGTGTGTGACATGGCGCGACGAACAAGGCGAGCACGCAGAGGAGTTTTCCGGCGTGCTGATTGCAAATGGCACGCTTAGCACACCAAACATGCCCGTATTCAAGGGTGCGTTCAGCGGGGAACTGATCCATTCATCTCAATACAGGTCCGCCAGCCAGTTCGATGGAAAGCGCGTGCTGGTGATTGGCGCAGGGAACTCTGGCTGTGACATTGCGGTGGACGCGATCCATCACGGAGTGTCATGCGATTTGTCGATGCGGCGGGGATATTATTTTGTGCCAAAATACGTCTTTGGCAAACCCGCCGACACGATGGGCGGGGTTATAAAACTGCCCATGACAATCAAGCGGAAGGTGGATGGAGCAATTCTGAAATGGTTCGTCGGAGATCCACAAAAGTACGGCTTTCCCAAGCCGGATTATAAGCTTTACGAAAGCCACCCGGTGGTGAATTCTCTGGTGCTGTACCATGCGGGGCACGGAGATTTGACGGTCCGACCCGATATCGACCAATTTGACGGCAACACTGTGCATTTCAAGGATGGCAGCAGCGCGGACTACGATATCATACTTGCTGCAACGGGGTATAAACTCGACTATCCTTTTATCGAAAATGCGCTTCTTAACTGGCAAGGCGACGCGCCACATCTCTACCTTAACTGCATGCATCCGGAGCGCGATGATATCTTCGTGCTGGGGATGGTCGAGGCTTCGGGGCTTGGTTGGCAGGGGCGACACGAACAGGCCGAGATGGTTGTGCGCTATATCAAGGGGCTGCGGCAAGGGTCCAACGCTGCGAAAGCGCTGCAAAAAACCAAGGCGAGTGGCTTTGAGCGTGCAACCGGTGGCATGAACTATATCAAGCTGCCGCGCATGGCCTATTACGTTGACAAAGCCACATACCGCAAAGCGGTGACCCAGTGGACCAGAAAGCTGACCGGTGGCCGGTCATGA
- a CDS encoding phosphogluconate dehydrogenase C-terminal domain-containing protein: MAQKIALMGAGGKMGVRSATNLLQTDFDVAHVEISESGRARLKEAIGVDCVPVEEALKGADVVLLAVPDTAIRAVAASIIDMVPAGAIVICLDAAGPFAGHLPKRDDVTYFVTHPCHPPIYNDEQTDAGRKDYFGGIAAQQGIVNALMQGPEEHYALGEKVGRAIYAPVARSHRVTVDQLALLEPGLSETVCASLLDVMREAMDEVVRRGVPKEAARDFLLGHMNILGAVIFDEVDGVFSDACNKAITFGKPMLMRDDWKRVFEPDEIAASIQRIT; the protein is encoded by the coding sequence ATGGCACAAAAAATCGCGTTGATGGGCGCAGGCGGCAAGATGGGCGTGCGCAGTGCGACGAACCTTTTACAAACAGATTTTGACGTGGCCCACGTCGAGATTTCCGAAAGTGGTCGCGCGCGGCTGAAAGAGGCCATCGGCGTCGATTGTGTCCCTGTCGAAGAGGCGCTGAAGGGGGCCGATGTGGTGCTGCTGGCGGTGCCCGATACGGCGATCCGCGCGGTGGCCGCGTCGATCATCGACATGGTGCCCGCAGGTGCGATCGTGATCTGTCTGGACGCGGCGGGGCCATTTGCGGGGCATCTGCCCAAGCGTGATGATGTCACTTACTTTGTCACGCACCCGTGCCATCCACCGATCTACAATGACGAACAGACCGACGCCGGCCGCAAGGATTACTTTGGCGGCATTGCCGCGCAACAGGGCATTGTGAATGCGCTGATGCAGGGGCCGGAAGAGCACTATGCGCTGGGTGAAAAAGTCGGGCGCGCGATCTATGCGCCGGTGGCCCGCAGTCACCGCGTCACCGTGGACCAGTTGGCGCTGCTTGAACCGGGATTGTCGGAAACCGTTTGCGCGTCGCTGCTGGACGTGATGCGCGAAGCGATGGACGAGGTCGTGCGGCGCGGCGTGCCAAAAGAGGCCGCGCGCGATTTTCTGTTGGGTCACATGAACATTCTGGGGGCCGTGATCTTTGACGAGGTCGACGGCGTGTTTTCGGATGCCTGCAACAAGGCGATCACATTCGGCAAGCCGATGCTGATGCGTGACGACTGGAAGCGGGTGTTCGAACCGGACGAGATTGCCGCCAGCATCCAGCGCATCACCTGA
- a CDS encoding SDR family NAD(P)-dependent oxidoreductase: MKTAVISGGNGGLGRALAAGLEDRGWHCVLMDIDISGLDASESCTPIAVDLTDIQALDQAASQIIAARPSIDMVIYNAGVSQISTFANADITSHRRIFEINYFAAVSMAGAFLKPIRDSRGTHLAISSVAGFAPLHGRTAYAASKHAMQGFFSSLRSEERAYGVRCLIAAPSFVATNIGNANSTDGKIVRPGSAADGIDYMSPETAAKVILKGAETGREFIPVGRVSRLASLIMRASPRLYQRLMQRKIVMDDPKQDKH, from the coding sequence ATGAAGACCGCTGTCATATCTGGCGGAAACGGCGGGTTAGGGCGGGCGCTGGCCGCCGGGTTGGAAGATCGGGGCTGGCACTGTGTTTTGATGGACATCGACATTAGCGGGCTGGATGCATCGGAAAGCTGTACGCCAATCGCCGTTGACCTGACTGACATTCAGGCTTTGGATCAGGCAGCGTCGCAGATTATTGCTGCGCGGCCTTCGATCGACATGGTGATCTATAACGCTGGCGTGTCCCAGATTAGCACTTTTGCGAACGCTGACATCACAAGCCATCGCCGGATTTTTGAAATCAACTATTTCGCCGCAGTTTCTATGGCGGGCGCATTTTTGAAGCCAATCCGTGATAGCAGGGGAACACACCTTGCCATCTCTTCTGTCGCCGGTTTTGCACCCTTGCATGGTCGCACTGCCTATGCGGCGTCAAAACACGCTATGCAGGGCTTTTTCTCATCACTCCGCTCGGAGGAGCGTGCGTATGGCGTGCGCTGCCTCATCGCGGCGCCCAGTTTTGTGGCAACGAATATCGGCAATGCCAACAGCACAGATGGCAAGATTGTGCGTCCCGGTTCGGCGGCGGACGGGATCGATTATATGTCACCGGAAACAGCCGCCAAAGTGATCCTGAAAGGCGCTGAAACGGGGCGGGAGTTTATACCGGTTGGCCGCGTTTCGCGGCTTGCTTCGTTGATTATGCGCGCCTCGCCGAGGCTCTATCAACGCCTGATGCAGCGCAAGATTGTGATGGATGATCCAAAACAAGATAAACATTAG
- a CDS encoding SDR family oxidoreductase, which yields MTRILITGGAGMVGHALVKALACEDVVVTDLASTNVPKGMKFRRMDVTGSDPDTVIGEEQPDVVVHLASIVTPPSGMTREQAFAVDVTGTRNVLAACLAHGVKRLVVTSSGAAYGYHPDNPVPITEDTPCRGNPEFAYADHKRQVEEMLADARRDHPDLAQVILRVGTVLGPGTDNQITALFRRKRLLAIRNSDSPFVFIWTQDLARIVERAATTGPAGIYNVAGDGWLSVDDLAKALGKPVLRLPAWALKAALAVAHPLGLSRYGPEQVRFLQYRPVLDNDRLKHVFGYSPELTSAEVFDLWKDGAGL from the coding sequence ATGACCCGTATCCTGATCACTGGTGGGGCAGGCATGGTTGGGCACGCTTTGGTCAAGGCCTTGGCCTGCGAGGATGTCGTTGTTACCGACCTTGCCAGTACGAATGTGCCCAAGGGCATGAAATTCCGGCGCATGGATGTGACAGGCAGCGACCCCGACACCGTAATCGGAGAGGAACAGCCCGACGTGGTTGTCCATCTTGCCTCCATCGTGACCCCGCCGTCCGGGATGACACGCGAACAGGCTTTTGCCGTCGATGTTACCGGCACGCGCAACGTTCTGGCGGCCTGTCTGGCGCATGGGGTCAAGCGTTTGGTCGTCACCAGTTCCGGCGCCGCCTATGGCTATCACCCCGACAACCCTGTTCCGATAACAGAAGACACTCCCTGCCGTGGCAACCCGGAATTTGCCTATGCCGATCACAAGCGTCAGGTCGAAGAGATGCTGGCGGATGCCCGGCGGGACCATCCGGATCTTGCCCAAGTCATCCTTCGTGTCGGGACCGTACTTGGGCCGGGTACCGACAACCAGATCACCGCTCTTTTCCGTCGCAAAAGGTTGCTGGCGATCAGGAACAGCGACAGCCCATTCGTTTTCATCTGGACCCAAGACCTTGCCCGTATCGTGGAACGTGCCGCGACCACGGGCCCTGCCGGTATCTACAACGTGGCAGGCGATGGCTGGTTGTCGGTCGATGACCTTGCAAAGGCACTTGGCAAGCCGGTTCTGCGCCTTCCGGCTTGGGCACTGAAAGCGGCGCTGGCGGTCGCGCATCCGCTTGGGTTGTCACGGTATGGACCGGAACAGGTCCGGTTTCTGCAGTATCGGCCCGTTCTCGATAATGATCGCCTGAAGCATGTGTTCGGATATAGCCCCGAACTGACCTCCGCCGAGGTATTCGATCTGTGGAAAGACGGGGCGGGACTATGA
- the nanR gene encoding transcriptional regulator NanR, producing the protein MSTPTPTDPIPRRKLSDEVFDRLHTMIVEGAVAPGDPMPSERALMDRFGVGRPVVREALQTLNTMGLITVSHGERSRVNAITPQSALAQLDGMAQTLLSVAPENLGHLKDARRMFELGLVRVAALQRSSEDLTALHHLIAMQAAARDQPDDFVAADIAFHARIIAIAGNPVITALADAMLKWIFHNHGALLHWSGHEDTTLSEHRQIVAAIDAQDAQAAVAHMATHLDRSAGLKQRD; encoded by the coding sequence ATGTCCACACCTACACCCACAGACCCGATCCCGCGCCGTAAACTCTCGGATGAAGTGTTCGACCGTCTGCACACGATGATCGTCGAAGGGGCCGTGGCACCGGGCGATCCGATGCCGTCGGAACGTGCGCTGATGGACCGTTTCGGCGTCGGCCGCCCAGTTGTGCGCGAGGCCTTGCAAACGCTCAACACGATGGGGCTGATCACGGTCAGCCACGGCGAACGCAGCCGCGTCAACGCGATCACCCCGCAAAGCGCGCTGGCGCAACTGGACGGTATGGCGCAAACGCTGCTGTCGGTCGCGCCGGAAAACCTGGGCCACCTCAAAGACGCGCGGCGCATGTTCGAACTGGGGCTTGTCCGCGTCGCAGCCCTGCAACGCAGCAGCGAAGACCTGACCGCCCTGCACCATCTGATCGCCATGCAGGCCGCCGCCCGTGACCAACCGGACGACTTTGTCGCCGCCGACATCGCCTTTCACGCGCGCATCATCGCAATTGCGGGCAATCCGGTCATCACGGCGCTGGCCGACGCGATGCTGAAATGGATTTTCCACAACCACGGTGCCTTGTTGCACTGGTCGGGGCATGAGGACACCACGCTGTCCGAACACCGCCAGATTGTCGCCGCCATCGACGCGCAGGACGCGCAGGCGGCGGTGGCCCATATGGCCACACACCTTGACCGCTCTGCCGGATTGAAACAGCGCGACTGA
- a CDS encoding 2-hydroxyacid dehydrogenase produces the protein MSAILAVGPYTEAEREAFKAELQPTFIGTRAELDALDDTACAAVRAIAYKGHRPFGAEEMDRFANLGVVANFGVGYDAIDVGAASERGIKVTNTPDVLNDDVADLAIAMWLMQAREMRQAEAWVRDGSWAEKGSAPLNRKVSGGTVGIMGMGRIGRDIADRLAAFKTEVHYHARSEKDTPGWTYHADPVALAQAVDYLFIALVGGPETEKYVSKEVIAALGERGVIINISRGTTIDEEAMLDALESGAIAGAGLDVFVGEPKVNPRFLKLDNVVLQPHQGSATHETRAAMAKLQRDNVAAHLAGNDLLTPVN, from the coding sequence ATGTCTGCCATCCTTGCCGTCGGGCCCTATACCGAAGCCGAGCGCGAAGCGTTCAAAGCGGAACTGCAACCGACATTTATCGGCACCCGCGCCGAACTGGACGCGCTGGACGATACCGCCTGTGCTGCGGTCAGGGCGATTGCCTATAAGGGGCACCGGCCCTTTGGTGCCGAGGAAATGGACCGGTTCGCGAACCTTGGCGTGGTTGCGAATTTTGGTGTGGGATACGACGCGATCGACGTCGGTGCCGCGTCCGAGCGCGGGATCAAGGTGACCAACACGCCCGACGTGCTGAACGACGATGTGGCCGATCTGGCGATTGCCATGTGGCTGATGCAGGCCCGCGAAATGCGACAGGCCGAGGCATGGGTGCGCGACGGATCGTGGGCCGAAAAGGGATCGGCGCCCCTGAACCGCAAGGTCAGCGGCGGCACTGTGGGCATCATGGGCATGGGCCGTATCGGCCGCGACATCGCTGACCGTCTGGCGGCGTTCAAGACCGAAGTCCACTATCACGCGCGGTCGGAAAAAGACACGCCGGGCTGGACCTATCATGCCGATCCGGTGGCACTGGCGCAGGCCGTGGATTATCTGTTCATTGCCTTGGTCGGCGGCCCCGAGACCGAGAAATATGTGTCGAAAGAGGTGATCGCGGCGCTGGGTGAACGCGGTGTTATCATCAACATTTCACGCGGCACCACCATCGACGAAGAGGCGATGCTGGACGCGCTGGAAAGCGGTGCAATCGCCGGTGCCGGTCTGGATGTGTTCGTGGGAGAGCCGAAGGTGAACCCGCGTTTTCTGAAGCTGGACAACGTGGTGCTGCAACCGCATCAGGGGTCGGCCACGCATGAAACCCGCGCGGCAATGGCCAAGCTGCAGCGCGACAATGTGGCGGCGCATCTGGCGGGGAATGACCTGCTGACGCCGGTGAATTGA
- a CDS encoding four-carbon acid sugar kinase family protein — protein sequence MNGQVLDGPVLAWLGDDFTGAAAVMEVLAFAGLPVTLFLTPPDAARLAQFPNLKGIGIASMARTQSPDWMEAHLPALYDALDATGAALVQYKVCSTLDSAPHVGSIGRAMKIGQAQFGGAVPVVVAAPQMRRYQAFGQLFAGTEAGVFRLDRHPVMSRHPVTPMHEADVARHLAAQTDMPLGCLDLEVLYDAARADAALVAGQGVTVDMIGPADEIAVGRLLWENRSAHRFVVGSQGTAYALVAYFRAQGWLPAATPVAGLGRVARMAVVSGSVSPTTADQIAWACDNGFAGIAFDVLAACGGGLDRAEQEAVDAGLAALDAGQVPLIYTAKGPDDPAVAALRMAAGPDLPAVNDRIGAALGRVLRALIERGGLGRAVVSGGDTSGHVCTALGIDALTAVAPTIAGAAICRAHATGAMDGLHLALKGGQMGSRDYFGWVRDGGGAR from the coding sequence ATGAATGGTCAAGTCCTGGATGGTCCGGTATTGGCGTGGCTGGGGGATGATTTCACCGGTGCCGCGGCAGTGATGGAGGTTCTGGCTTTTGCGGGGCTGCCGGTGACGCTGTTCCTGACGCCCCCTGATGCGGCGCGTCTGGCGCAGTTTCCGAACCTGAAGGGCATCGGGATCGCCAGCATGGCGCGGACGCAATCGCCTGACTGGATGGAGGCGCATTTGCCCGCCTTGTATGACGCTCTGGATGCAACGGGGGCGGCGCTGGTACAGTACAAGGTGTGTTCGACGCTGGATTCCGCCCCGCATGTGGGCAGCATCGGGCGGGCAATGAAGATCGGGCAGGCACAGTTTGGCGGAGCGGTTCCGGTGGTGGTCGCGGCACCGCAGATGCGGCGGTATCAGGCCTTTGGCCAGTTGTTTGCGGGGACAGAGGCGGGGGTATTCCGGCTGGACCGTCATCCGGTGATGTCGCGCCATCCGGTCACCCCGATGCACGAGGCCGACGTGGCGCGGCATCTGGCGGCGCAGACGGATATGCCGCTGGGCTGTCTGGACCTTGAGGTGCTGTATGATGCGGCGCGGGCCGATGCGGCCTTGGTCGCGGGGCAAGGTGTGACGGTGGATATGATCGGCCCGGCGGATGAGATCGCCGTGGGGCGGTTGTTGTGGGAAAACCGCAGCGCGCACCGGTTTGTCGTGGGATCGCAGGGCACGGCCTATGCGCTGGTTGCGTATTTTCGGGCTCAGGGGTGGTTGCCTGCGGCCACGCCGGTTGCGGGGCTGGGGCGGGTTGCGCGGATGGCTGTAGTTTCGGGTTCGGTGTCGCCCACGACGGCGGACCAGATTGCATGGGCTTGCGACAACGGCTTTGCGGGAATTGCGTTTGATGTGCTGGCGGCCTGTGGCGGCGGGTTGGACCGCGCCGAACAGGAAGCCGTGGATGCGGGTCTGGCCGCTTTGGATGCTGGACAAGTGCCGTTGATCTATACGGCCAAGGGGCCGGATGATCCGGCTGTTGCGGCCCTGCGCATGGCGGCGGGGCCGGATTTGCCTGCGGTCAACGACCGTATTGGCGCAGCACTGGGACGGGTTCTGCGCGCGCTGATCGAACGCGGTGGGCTGGGCCGAGCAGTGGTGTCGGGGGGTGACACCTCGGGGCATGTGTGCACCGCTTTAGGCATCGACGCGCTGACGGCGGTGGCACCGACGATTGCGGGGGCCGCGATTTGTCGGGCCCATGCGACGGGTGCGATGGACGGGCTGCATCTGGCGCTGAAGGGCGGGCAGATGGGCAGCCGCGATTATTTTGGATGGGTTCGGGACGGAGGCGGCGCGCGATGA
- a CDS encoding TetR/AcrR family transcriptional regulator, whose product MKGNQGTDTKRKRAPSKRSLATRERVLDAAESVFANRGFDGATIRDIATEAGEPIGTIHHHGGGKEALFHQTVARRAEALSRARLEALEQAKRTGVPTLERVLDAFMRPFFALSAEEGRWRNYARLIAFVSVDDRWREISAQYFDPTATVFIGEIHARLPHMSKQQVAEGFVFSVSAMLALLTSRDRICALGARRSTEDVQFDHLVRFCAAGFES is encoded by the coding sequence ATGAAAGGAAACCAAGGTACTGACACCAAAAGAAAAAGAGCGCCTTCCAAGCGGTCTCTTGCGACACGCGAGCGTGTTCTTGACGCGGCGGAGTCGGTATTTGCCAACCGCGGATTCGATGGGGCAACGATCCGCGATATCGCGACCGAGGCTGGCGAGCCGATCGGCACGATCCACCATCACGGTGGCGGAAAAGAGGCCCTATTTCACCAGACCGTGGCACGCCGCGCAGAAGCCTTGTCGCGCGCGCGTCTGGAGGCGCTCGAACAGGCAAAGCGCACAGGTGTCCCGACCCTGGAACGCGTTCTGGATGCCTTCATGCGGCCCTTTTTCGCGCTGTCTGCAGAAGAAGGACGTTGGCGCAATTATGCACGCCTGATTGCGTTCGTGTCGGTGGATGACCGCTGGCGGGAAATTTCAGCGCAATATTTTGACCCGACCGCAACCGTTTTCATCGGGGAAATCCACGCAAGGCTGCCGCATATGTCCAAACAACAGGTGGCCGAAGGGTTTGTTTTTTCCGTCTCAGCCATGCTTGCACTGCTGACTTCCAGAGATCGTATCTGCGCCTTGGGCGCGAGAAGATCGACAGAGGATGTTCAGTTCGACCACCTTGTTCGCTTTTGCGCTGCTGGATTTGAGAGCTGA
- a CDS encoding ribulose-bisphosphate carboxylase large subunit family protein yields MTRLQATYEIESPVGVARAAGVIAGEQSTGTFIRLASETDDLRTRSAARVEAVEVTGAADHPALPCRLAADRYEQGRITLSWPVETFGPSLPNILATVAGNLFELAEVSAIRLLSLDIPDSIAAACPGPQFGVAGTRALMGVASGPMIGTIVKPSVGLSAQETATLAGDLARAGIDFIKDDELQGNGPACPLSDRARLVMQVLDDAAQVTGRKAMYAFNITDEITDMWRHLEMLERLGASCAMVSLNSIGLAGLRAVRDRSPLPIHAHRNGWGLMSRSPHIGIAFPAMQKLWRLAGADHLHVNGLASKFTEPDAVVIEAARSVQAPVSVDHAHGALPVFSSGQTPWQVAPSAQALGNDDFLMCAGGGIMSHPDGPAAGIAAFRQAAAAQAQGVNVRTYAADHPELAAALDTFEGAVTRG; encoded by the coding sequence ATGACACGGTTGCAAGCGACATATGAAATTGAAAGCCCCGTGGGCGTGGCCCGTGCTGCGGGCGTGATAGCGGGCGAACAGTCGACTGGAACCTTTATCCGGCTGGCGTCCGAAACCGATGATTTGCGCACACGCTCTGCCGCGCGGGTCGAAGCGGTCGAGGTCACCGGCGCTGCCGACCATCCGGCGTTGCCCTGTCGGCTTGCGGCGGACCGCTATGAACAGGGGCGTATCACGCTCAGCTGGCCGGTCGAGACCTTCGGCCCGTCGCTGCCTAATATTCTGGCCACGGTGGCGGGAAACCTGTTCGAACTGGCCGAGGTTTCAGCGATCCGGCTGCTGTCGCTGGACATTCCCGACAGCATTGCCGCCGCCTGTCCGGGCCCGCAGTTCGGCGTTGCGGGCACGCGGGCGCTGATGGGGGTGGCATCGGGGCCGATGATCGGCACCATCGTCAAGCCGAGCGTGGGGTTGAGCGCGCAAGAAACCGCCACGCTGGCCGGTGATCTGGCGCGGGCGGGGATTGATTTCATCAAGGATGACGAATTGCAGGGCAATGGCCCCGCCTGTCCGCTGTCGGATCGCGCACGGCTGGTGATGCAGGTGCTGGACGATGCCGCACAGGTGACGGGGCGCAAGGCGATGTATGCGTTCAACATCACCGACGAGATCACCGATATGTGGCGGCATCTGGAGATGCTGGAGCGGTTGGGCGCGAGTTGTGCGATGGTGTCGCTGAATTCGATCGGGCTGGCCGGATTGCGGGCGGTGCGGGATCGTTCGCCGCTGCCGATCCACGCGCATCGCAACGGGTGGGGGTTGATGTCCCGCTCGCCGCATATTGGCATCGCGTTTCCTGCGATGCAAAAACTGTGGCGGCTGGCGGGGGCGGATCATTTGCATGTGAACGGATTGGCCAGCAAGTTTACCGAACCCGACGCCGTGGTGATCGAGGCAGCGCGCAGCGTTCAGGCTCCGGTATCGGTGGACCATGCGCATGGCGCCTTGCCGGTGTTTTCATCGGGGCAGACGCCGTGGCAGGTGGCGCCAAGTGCGCAGGCTTTGGGCAATGATGATTTCCTGATGTGCGCGGGCGGCGGTATCATGAGCCATCCCGATGGCCCTGCGGCGGGAATTGCCGCGTTTCGACAGGCTGCGGCAGCACAGGCGCAGGGGGTCAATGTGCGGACCTATGCGGCGGATCATCCCGAACTGGCCGCGGCGCTGGATACCTTTGAGGGTGCCGTGACACGCGGTTGA
- a CDS encoding bile acid:sodium symporter family protein — protein sequence MIDEAVVEFSAGSLMLLNGILAVVMFSIAIDLRPSDFRAFAKAPKPLVVGLLSQFLLLPFLTYLLVIVVQPQASVALGLILVAACPGGNISNFITYRAGGNAALSVSMTAFSTVGAILLTPANIAFWGSLYAPSAGLLRTTAIDPVSIAITVGLMLILPLVLGVTLNTRHPNLTARLRRPLQWISMVIFVGFVVLALAANWPTFVAFAGGIAGLVIAHNAIGLGGGYAFATLARLTPFNRRAVTIETGIQNSGLGLVLIFGFFGGLGGMAIVAAFWGIWHAISGLVLAWIMSRTEARR from the coding sequence ATGATTGACGAAGCCGTTGTCGAGTTCTCTGCCGGATCGTTGATGTTGCTTAACGGTATTCTGGCGGTGGTGATGTTCTCGATCGCCATTGATCTTAGACCGAGCGACTTTCGGGCTTTTGCCAAGGCGCCCAAGCCATTGGTGGTCGGGTTGCTTTCACAATTCCTGCTATTGCCTTTCCTGACGTATCTGTTGGTGATCGTGGTGCAACCGCAGGCATCCGTCGCGCTGGGGCTTATTCTGGTGGCGGCCTGTCCGGGCGGGAATATATCAAATTTCATCACTTACCGGGCGGGAGGGAACGCGGCGTTGTCGGTGTCGATGACGGCTTTTTCCACCGTCGGAGCCATCTTGCTGACCCCTGCGAACATCGCATTCTGGGGGAGCCTTTATGCACCGTCTGCCGGTCTGTTGCGCACCACGGCAATAGATCCGGTGAGCATCGCGATCACGGTTGGCCTTATGCTTATCCTGCCTTTGGTCCTTGGGGTGACGTTGAACACCAGACATCCCAACCTGACCGCACGGTTGCGTAGGCCGTTACAGTGGATTTCGATGGTAATATTCGTAGGCTTTGTTGTGCTGGCTCTTGCTGCGAACTGGCCCACCTTCGTGGCTTTCGCCGGAGGCATCGCCGGATTGGTGATAGCCCATAATGCGATCGGGCTTGGCGGTGGCTATGCATTTGCAACCCTTGCGCGGTTGACCCCCTTCAATCGCAGGGCTGTTACCATCGAAACCGGTATTCAAAATTCCGGACTTGGACTGGTTTTGATCTTTGGCTTTTTCGGGGGGCTGGGCGGAATGGCGATCGTCGCGGCATTCTGGGGCATCTGGCATGCAATTTCAGGACTGGTGCTTGCCTGGATCATGTCCCGCACCGAGGCGCGGCGATGA
- a CDS encoding MBL fold metallo-hydrolase — MMPPDDFDPVIGVAETLEPGLRRIVAPNPSPMTYRGTNTYLVGTRSLAVIDPGPEDEAHLQAILDAVGPDQSITHIIVTHTHLDHSPLARPLAQRTGAPVLAFGDPDAGRSAVMAELAKDDLVGGGEGIDTTFTADVVVPDGTVIDGDGWELEAIHTPGHIGNHLCLAWGDLCLTADHVMGWASSLVSPPDGDLTDFMASCARLQARAWRVFYPGHGAPVTDPAARLDWLVTHRLSREASILSHLAQGPATAADLAAAIYTETPPALLGAATRNVLAHLVDLTGKDRAAPLGRLSANAAFKAL, encoded by the coding sequence ATGATGCCACCCGATGATTTTGATCCTGTAATCGGCGTAGCCGAGACGCTGGAACCCGGATTGCGCCGGATCGTGGCGCCCAATCCCTCACCGATGACCTATCGCGGCACCAATACCTATCTTGTGGGCACGCGCAGTTTGGCGGTGATTGACCCCGGCCCCGAGGACGAGGCGCATTTGCAGGCGATTCTGGATGCTGTTGGCCCCGATCAAAGCATCACGCACATCATCGTCACCCACACCCATCTGGACCACTCGCCCCTTGCCCGCCCGCTGGCGCAGCGCACCGGCGCGCCGGTGCTGGCTTTTGGTGATCCCGATGCAGGGCGCAGTGCTGTGATGGCCGAACTGGCCAAGGATGATCTGGTGGGCGGCGGCGAAGGCATCGACACGACGTTCACAGCGGATGTGGTGGTGCCTGACGGCACAGTGATCGACGGCGACGGCTGGGAGCTGGAAGCGATCCACACGCCCGGTCACATCGGCAACCACCTGTGTCTGGCATGGGGTGACCTTTGTCTGACAGCCGATCACGTGATGGGCTGGGCCTCGTCGCTGGTCTCGCCCCCTGATGGTGATCTGACCGACTTCATGGCGTCCTGCGCGCGGCTGCAAGCGCGCGCCTGGCGTGTGTTCTATCCCGGCCACGGCGCGCCTGTGACCGACCCCGCTGCGCGTCTGGACTGGCTGGTTACCCATCGGCTGAGCCGCGAGGCGTCGATCCTGTCCCATCTGGCCCAAGGCCCTGCCACCGCCGCAGATCTGGCCGCCGCAATCTATACCGAAACCCCGCCCGCCCTGCTGGGGGCCGCCACCCGCAACGTGTTGGCACATCTTGTGGATCTGACCGGAAAAGATCGCGCAGCACCACTGGGCCGGCTGTCCGCCAACGCCGCATTCAAAGCGCTTTGA